tctgcaggtgatggttgtgttAAAAATGCACTAACATCCATTACTGCTGTTTTCCACACATGCACACtataaattagcttggaaaaactaattaactaataaatcacaaaaactccaaaagtttaagcTCCCAAAACTCCAATGTTCTATCGGAAAAGATGAGTCCCCAaaatgttacgggcccagaggactaCAAAAGccagcaccaatagaaattcaccaagataaaagttacttttaacgttcttcaaacatgaaaacaggatcaaactttaacttattactattaacttaacccccttctaattctagcgCACGTGTATTTAATGTaataataagtacagaaaagttctttgattcacagtccaatctcactttcctTGAAATTCTTCACTAGGGTCTCTGCACACCCTCTCAACAGCATCATTATGTCAAACATTCTCCACATCCCAAACTAAACCTTGATATCATCCCCAAAGTATGGCAGTGAAACTAGGACATTGAACTTCTGCTGAAGTTAACTATGTTTAGCTGTGGCTGTGTTACATTTAATATTATTGTGGATTTCATTGTCCAACTATTTACCTAGTAAATTCATTAGGTTTGAAGAGATGAAGATCTTCAATATTGCTTTCTCTGCCTTCCCAAAGAACCTGCAAGGATTGCATTGAAATCCTCAGCAGCTGAACTTTAAGAGGTACCAATGTAGTTCCTGTTCATCATTTTCTCTCCAAATACACCATCTGCAGCATGTACACTggaatttatttcttttctttttttctttggcttggcttcgcggatgaagatttatggaggggtatgtccacgtctgctgcaggctcgttggtgactgacaagtccgatgcgggacaggcaggcacggttgcaagggaaaatgggttggttggggttgggtgttgggttttttctcctttgtcttttgtcagtgaggtgggctctacggtcttcttcaaaggaggttgctgcccgccgaactgtgaggcgccaagatgcacggttggaggcgatatcagcccactggcggtggtcaatgttacTTGCACATCCAATGCTGAGCTGTGCATTTACTTTCTGTAGCCGGCTGTATGAAGCCTAAAAAATTTCAAGTAAAGAAACACATAAACACTGTGCATGATCCAAGAGCACAAACTTTAAGAGTAGTCACATCGACATCTGATTCTCTCTGGGATGAGACCCTAGTTTTATGAGAAACTGCAAGAATAATATGGAATTGGGTACATTTCAACATGACCATGAAACAATTCCCTTAATTCAGCTTTGAGAAGCTTCAATAGGTAACCCTGTATAAAACTTAGGGACACAACGTGGATAAAAGACCAGACCCAAATCACACAGAATGTAACTAGACCAGTATCACATAGGGGAGGACAGAACCAGAATAACACAAGGTGGGACGGGACCAGAATCACACAGGGTGGGGCAGAACCAGTTGTTGAAAGGTAGCGACCCTTTAAAATCCAAGCTAATCttctcaaaaggtcaggttgccttgatgagagtggtcTCCGGAGCTTTAAAGtactgcagtttgcattctgtgcaaacaggacagcttttagtcagttttttGACTTCTTCTGGGGAGTAACGAAGGTTGTTAgctcttatgtagtggaagaatctcatgatGCCCTGGGTTGCACATTCTGCtgtggatctcttttagcccttcAAGCTGAGCACTGAGCCccaggtttctggcatctagtcagcaactggtgtcaagCAAGCACCACATTTCATGGCGCcacatagtaagcagtcagacgttcccaagCTATAGCCAGGGTGGTTGCTCCTTGCATTACagcaaaagggacctcacccagcagggatttcaggtggccccactgtatcactgtctacttcatcaactggtacTTCACATGTCTATCTCCTCTAATAGGATTCTGCCTCCAGGAATCTTCCCTAAACTCTTCAGCATTTCACAGGAACTCTTCACACCATGGTTCTCAATCATCCACAACCAAACTCAGGATTGCTCCTTCCAATGCAGCCCTCCTCATTATCTAGTGGCTCACACATCCTTCAAGTGGAGAACAATTCACTTGCTGCTTCTAAAGGCATACTGCATTTGATGGTCAGACTGTCTCTGCATGGGTGGAGGAAATGAGGAAATAAACATCAATGGGCCATCCACTTTGTAGATTATCTGCACTGAGTCTGGCCCTGTGGCTAAGAAAAGAAGGgtgaagaggtgagctgtagtgataggggatttgatagttagaggaatgagaagaggtTCTGGGGAAGAGATCGAGAAACccagatggtctgttgcctccctggtgccagagtccaTGGAATTTCAGATCAAGTTCATGTCATTCTAAAGAGGAAgtatgagcagccagatgtcgtggtcgaTATAGGGACCAGTGGCGTTGCTAGGAAGAGCGATAAGGTCCTATaatgagttcagggagttaggtgcaaagtgAAAAGACAGGACTTCTAGGATTGTGATCTCAAGATTGCTACCCATACCACAttttagtgaggttagaaataagacAATGCATCTTAACATGTGGGTATAGAGATGGCGCAGAAGGGGTATCTTcaaatttctggatcattgggcttccTTACAGGGAAGGTGAGACCTGTACTGGCATGATGGTTTGCAAGTGAACTGAaggaggactaatatccttgtgggaaggattACTAGTGTTGCTCTGGGGTGTTTAAACTAGATTAGTAGAATTGCAGGGGGATTAGAACGAGAGTGGTGCTATGGAAGAATCAAAAAATGATAAGACTGTACATAAAGGCATAAATCTAAAGGTTGTGCATGCTAAAAGTAATGTtcccaggtgcatctatttcaatgcaagaaatatTGTAAGACAAGCTTAAAGTGGGAAAAGGTATGTGgacatgacattgtggccataagtgaaacttagttgcaggagaggcaggactggcagctcaatgttccagttTCCGTTGTCTCAGATGTGATAGAACGGGGAtatgaaagggggaagagtgcCATTACTCATAAGAGGAAAATATCACATCCGTGGCtcaagcaggacagaccagaggactcGTCTACTGGGACTCCgtgggtggagctgaagaacAGGACCACATTAATGGCATTATATTATAGATCACCCAATAggcagcaagaattggaggagcaaatctgcagagaaagAGCTGAGTTGCAgtaatctggtatggggacaccaatacccctgagcataaagccctccaaaaggtagtgggcacagacCAGGTTGTCATAGGCAAAACCTTATGCATTTTTGAGAATAATGCTGTCATcaaagagcagcaggaatcaaggatccactctgcccagcacatgctctgttctcgctgttgccatcaggaaagaggtctaagtgccacaagactcgcaccaccaggttcaggaatacctgctacccttccaccatcagacttctcaacaacaaagtcaatcagatactcatttaaggattattacttttgcactttattgattttttttaaattctctctgtattgtagtatgtttacattttttatctgtatacagttctttatttatttacatgtgcatgttgtagtttttttttgcactaccaataagtggtaattctgcctcaaccccaggaaagagaatctcagggttgcatgtaagTCATGCATGTACTGGTACTAAATctgaaacaaagttgtgataatagacgattttaactttccacatattgactggggctatcatactgtaaaaggactggaatGCCTAggatttgtcaaatatgttcaggaaagttttctaaatcattaTATTGAGGTATCTACTAAAGGGAGTGCAATATTAGATtgcctattagggaatgagacaggacaagtgacagaagtaATGTGTAAGAGAACACTTTGGGTCCAATGATCTTAATGCCATTagattcaagataattatggttaGGTCTGGACttctggttgagattctaaattggagaaagaccagttttgaggaaatgagaaaggttcTCGAAAGTGTGGATTGAgctaggttgttttctggcaagttgAAGGTTtttaaaggtaaaattttgaAAATACAGAATTTGCATGTTTCCTATAAAGATTAAAGGTAAAATTGACATatacaaagaaccttgattttcaagggcTATTAGAGATTCTATTAAGAAGAGAGGTATATAGcaagagggacagcctgaagactacctggatgcatccccgatccaaacactggcacctcctggactacgtcctggtgcgagaaagagacaaacgagatgtgctccacaccagggtcatgcccagcgcggaatgtcacactgaccaccggctggttcgctgcaagctcaaccttcacttcaagccaaacccCAGGAACAGTAGAGCCCCTAGAAAgaagttcaatgttggaaacctgcagtcagacgaagtgaggggaaacttccaggcaaacctcaaagcaaagctcgacgatgcaatccgcctcacggactcgtcccctgaaaccctctgggatcagctgaagactaccatactgcaatccactgaagaggtactgggcttctgctccaggaaaaacaaggactggttcgacgataacagccaggaaatccaggagctgctggcaaagaagtgagctgcccaccaggctcaccttacaaagccgtcctgtccagagaagaaacaacccttccgttgcgcatgcagccatcttcagcgcaaactccgggagatccaaaattagtggtggactagcctcgccaagtgaacccaactcagcgcggacattggcgacttcaggggtttctacgaggctctaaaggctgtgtacggcccctcaccccaagtccaaagcccgctgcgcagctcagacggcaaagtcctcctcagcgacaagatctccatcctcaaccgatggtcagaaaacttccaatctcttttcagtgccaaccgctcagtccaagattctgccctgctccagctccctcaacaacccctaaggctagaactggatgaggtcctcacccaggatgagacatataaggcaattgaacaactgaaaagtggcaaagtagcaggtatggatggaatccccccagaggtctggaaggctggcggcaaaactctgcatgtcaaactgcatgagtttttcaagctttgttgggaccaaggaaaactgcctcaggaccttcgtgatgccatcatcatcaccctgtacaaaaacaaaggcgagaaatcagactgctcaaactacaggggaatcacgctgctctccattgcaggcaaaatcttcgctaggattctcctaaatagaataatacctagtgtcgccgagaatattctcccagaatcacagtgcggctttcgcgcaaacagaggaactactgacatggtctttgccctcagacagctccaagaaaagtgcagagaacaaaacaaaggactctacatcacctttgttgacctcaccaaagccttcgacaccgtgagcaggaaagggctttggcaaatactagagcgcatcggatgccccccaaagttcctcaacatgattatccaactgcacgaaaaccaacaaattcgggtcagatacagcaatgagctctctgaacccttctccattaacaatggcgtgaagcaaggctgtgttctcgcaccaaccctcttttcaatcttcttcagcatgatgctgaaccaagccatgaaagacttcaacaatgaagacgctgtttacatccggtaccgcacggatggcagtctcttcaatctgaggcgcctgcaagctcacaccaaaacacaagagaaacttgtccgtgaactactctttgcagacgatgccgctttagttgcccattcagagccagctcttcagcgcttgtcgtcctgttttgcggaaactgccaaaatgtttggcctggaagttagcctgaaggaaacagaggtcctccatcagccagctccccaccatgactaccagcccccccacatctccatcgggcacacaaaactcaaaacgatcaaccagtttacctatctcggctgcaccatttcatcagatgcaaggatcgacaacgagatagacaacagactctccaaggcaaatagcgcctttggaagactacacaaaagagtctggaaaaacaaccaactgaaaaacctcacaaaagattagcgtatacagagctgttgtcatacccacactcctgttcggctccgaatcatgggtcctctaccggcaccacctacggctcctagaacgcttccaccagggttgtctccgctccatcctcaaaattcattggagtgacttcatccctaacatcgaagtactcgagatggcagaggccgacagcatcgagtccatgctgctgaagatccagctgcgctgggtgggtcacgtctccagaatggaggaccatcgccttcccaagatcgtgctatatggcgagctctccactggccaccatgacagaggtgcaccaaagaagaggtacaaagactgcctaaagaaatctcttggtgcctgccacattgaccaccgccagtgggctgatatcgcctcaaaccgtgcatcttggcgcctcacagttcggcgggcagcaacctcctttaaataagaccgcagagcccacctcgctgacaaaagacaaaggaggaaaaacccaacacccaacctcaaccaaccaatttccccctgcaaccgctgcaaccgtgtctgcctgtcccgcatcggacttgtcagccacaatcgagcctgcagctgacgtggacttttaccccctccataaatcttcgtccgcgaagccaagccaaagaagaatgtgaatggaaagaaataaaggttgagaactactgatccaGATGATGtagcaaattggatcagcaagtttgcaggtgatacaaagattggaagtGAAGAGAAGCTTTAGTAATCTGGACATGGTTAGTAATGTAGAAAATAGGCCACTTCAGTTATTGTCCTAGTAATCAAGGTCAAAGATTACCTAATGTGCACAAGTCGAGATATACATCAATTTTCTGGCTACACCTCCAAGATCATCCTTGAACCAATAAACTGATATGGTCTTCTGGAAGATGGAGGCTCATTTCTATGGTGTGACTCAGAGATTGatactggaaccattgttgtttgtcatctatgccAATGAACTGGATGATAAGGTgaacagaatcagcaagtttgcagatgacacattgtggacagcaaggaaggcttttaaagattgcagagggatctggtccagctggaaaaaaaggttccaaaatgaCAAATAGGATTTAATATAGACAaaggtgaggtgttacattttggaaggctaaccaaggtaggacatacacggtaaatggtcaggcactgaggagtgcagaagaacagagggatctgggaatagagcaTCACAGGAAGATGGGTAATAAAATGttttggcaaattggccttcatgaatcaaagtattgagtataggagttggtaaTATTGTATACAAAactttgtgaggccaaatttggagtatgcattgtgtgcagttttggtcacttaactataggaaagatatcaataaggttgaaagagtgcagattcACTTGAAcattgccaggacttgaagaactgagttacaggaaaaggcttaacaggttaggacttcattctctggaacatagaagaatgaggggagatataatagaggtatataaaattgaagggtatagatggaataaatgaggtgagatataaaccaaagGATATGGGTTAGGGGTGAAAATTTAAGAGGAGCATTAGACGGAACTTTACACAGAATAGTGGGAGTGTAAAACAAGCTGGCAGTTGAAATAAAAAATGCACTCAGTTTttccatttaagaaaaatttgggtaggtacatggatagaaagagtatggagggctatggactgggaggTCAGCGGGACTGGATTGTAACAGTTCAAAGTTCATACTGCTCCTACATTCCTAATCACTAATTATCCACTCTGGCCATCTTTAACCACCCGAAAGCATCATTGCCCAAACAGGTTAAGACCCAAACTATTGGCCATTTCTCCCCACAGATACCATCTGATGTGTCAAGTGGTCAAGGTAGAGAACCAGTCATTTGGACAGTGTTGAATTCAGTCTCAGCCCCACCCCACCTTTCTCATACATAGACATGGTTATACTGTCCAGTTTCCAGTCTTCAATAGCCATTTGCTTTGATAAGTAATGACAACTTTGGTAAACACCCTTGCAATTTCTTATCAATACTACATTGATAACCCAAAATACTCTTGCCACATGCTTGTCTTGGAAAACTGCTACAAGCACAAGAAGCACTCAAAGTAAGCATCTCATCATCAGCAAGTACAAAAATCCAACTCGGGCAGCACGGTTGCAGGGTGGGTATCACAATGCTATTGTAGTGCCaagagaccagggtttgaatcccatgctgtccattAGGAGTTGGTTCATTCTCCCCAAGTTTTCCACAGGGGCTCCAggctcctcccactgttcaaaatgcacaaggggtgtaggttaattgggtagtatgggctcgtgggccaaaatggtctgctactgagctgtatgtataaattttatATACAAAGATTATTTCAGCTACTTCAACTCAAATGCACAAGAGTTGAGTTGTAGCTTGTGTTATTTTCTATTCTTGACGACTTTCAAGTTTTAGATCATGATTTGTCTCGTTACATACACTGGAAAGCAACACACAAGGCAATATTGTgcacaaattgatttttttttttattcatttccTTTACAACACTGGAGAACCCACAGCCATGGTCCAAAAGGTCTCAGAACCAGCAGCCAGGTAGCCAGTGCTCTGCCCCTTCAGTAGTTTGGTTCACAGTAAGAATCAGGGATtgatttatttaagaaaaagtctGAAAGATTCCCTCCGCCATGGACAGAGTGCAATTCCAGAAACTAGCTGCTCTCTGCCTTCTTCTCTTGATCAATAGCTGGAAAATAAATATCAAATTTAATTCAAGTCAGCGAAGTACAAGCCTGATTTCGGATAACAGATAATGTGGATATCCTTACTTTCTTTTGTGGGAAGAGTGTTCTTCACTTCTGTGTCCGTTTTCTTTAACTTGCTCTTGTCAAAAGATGCAACCTCCCTGAAATCTGGTTTGTCTGCCATTTCAGTTCAATCTATTACAGAATAATTAGTAAACACTCAATTCAACTTCAATGAAGAAAAAGACCGTCGGACTCTATCAatgcaccggggggggggggggggggggggggggggaaagagaacaaAATTGTATTTTGCATTCAACTCACACATTAatttcctcccccatcccccctcaaaCCCTCCCAAATTCCCACCGCAGTCATCTACTTTCTACAGCACCGGCTGAAATCATTTTCACCGCATTCAACCCATTTCCTCTACCCGGACCCGCATCCTTTACTCCTCAACTTCTCCCCATGTACTATCTCCACTTccaccccacaccacccccccccctctctctttgtgTACAACCGCTTGCCCGCTCTCCTCGCCCCAACCCCGCTCTCGGCACCTCCACCGAATCTAAGAGAGTGGGAATAACGGAGCGAGCGCGAATGGTGCCCTCTTTTTAAAACATAATGGCGTTGCAAATGGTCCTCGCCTTGCAATCTCCACGCGGCAATCACGGAAAAAGCTGGTGCCACACCTCACCGACTCACGCTGGATCGTCCTGCCGCTCTCCCCCGTCCTCGGCGCTACCACCACGAACAATAGCTGCGGCGGCCGCCTTGGCGACTTTATAGCGGCCACCACCCGGCCCGCCCCTCCACCGCATGACCCCACCCTTCCTTCGCCCCGATTGGGTCCCAAGTTGAGGGGCTCGGGCTGATTGGTTCCTGCTGCTTGAGACAAAGAACGAACGAGTCGGTGGTGTGGTTGATGCTGTGGTTCTGCTGGCGGTGAAGCTATCAAGGCCGTCTCCTTGGTTCAGAGAGAACGAGCCGCGCCCTTTTATGGTCTTGTCCAGTGGCTCGGGAGAATCAGACTGCGGCATCCCTCGGTTAGCCCGGTGTCTTGAGTGAGTGGTGCAAGGGCAGGACGGAGTGTGGTAGACATCGATGATTGTGATCTGCTCAACAAGGTTTCTTTTGTTCGTAGCAGATCttgattttgggggtgggggtatgACTTAATTAAATGGATCAAGTCATATCCTGATAAAAGTAAGTGTTTACTTAATAAACCCCTATCATTCATTTAAgctggagtgaaacaagaaagtgtcCGGACACCAGTTGTAATACTCACAATGCCCCAAAATCCAGCATTTAGCGCATTTACATTAATTTAAACTGGTCCCCTAATCCGTTTTATACATTCAATTGACCTGAGTGTGTCATATTAAGTCTTTGGCAGAGGAAAAGGATTCAATTGACTAAATTCTTTGCCCATCTAAAATTCCTCAGCTCTCAATTAGATGGTCTTCGATTTTCCATCTATTTCGATGGACTCTGGAATCCAGAGTAGTTAGGATCCactctgatggggggggggggggggtgtttgagcAGACTgacgggtgggggtggggtttcaCCTGGAACTTGATAATGCTTTACGGGATCGGTGATTGAGAGGTCGTGCGCTGTTCACTCTTTTCTGTGACTTGTGCAAATTCCTCTCATGAACAGTTCCAAGTGTTCAGTGGCTTCCTGGATGCGTTAGTGATCGGAGATTCAGTAGTCAGATGGACTGACAAGAGATTCTGTAACTAAGATCGAGCGAGACCCCTAGATGCTATTGCCCCCAACTGCCCACGTCGTATCGAATCCACCGCATTCTTCATAGGAAGTTAGGACATAGATTAAAAATTCGGACCTTCGAGGTGGTAGTGGGATAGTTTCAGGTTATAAacaattgggatctcttctggagcaGAGATGACCTGTACGAGAGCGATAGATTACACCTACCTGAATAATATTCTGTCAGGAAACTCACCCAGCAGAGTTTAAACGAGCTTGGCAGGGCGTATCAATCcaagagaagagagtgtgactgtaaaggtaaaggttagcAAACAAGTGCATTGAACATTGATTTTTGTGATCTGCTCAGGATGTTTCTTttgttcatggctgatctgatattggagggagggaggtattATGTCTTAATTAAATGGATCAAGGCGAATTAGTAATACCCTGATAAAAGTGTGATTTACTTAATAAAACACAAAGATggggtgaaacaagaaagtctgcagacaattagttcaagtttattgtcatctgattgtacacataCAACCCTACAAAACAGAGTATTtccagaccatagtgcacacaaacattttttgTATATAGCAATCAAAAtaagaatatttaaaataatttatggtTCCTAGGTTTGTTCAACAGTCTccatggacaattttattttaggaCCAGGAACAGGACTGAAACTACAGGGGAAAGAAAGGATCGTGTGCTGCAGTGGTGCACTGAAATAGCGCTGAAAAAAAACTGACAGCTGCAtggtgtgatggattatatcatattttatattgtatgtggGGGTagcgtaggtcacaaacaaacacttcacaaaacagatctcatttaaagtgtcagagctctgctcaagccagacagtccaggctccaagtgcctttgaaaaaactttgaagaatgcttatagagactttacaagtagatgttaattggacatgctgtggagtcatggatttttgttttggaaaacaacagatgaaaggaatcagaacattgggtccggtgccacaatctgtctgaatgcagtttgctgtcaTCAGAAGATCATGagctttttcaagcagagagagagagagaggagaccaaacaggctttctctaagagagagagagagagaaacataaCTTGTTTCTGCAGCATAGCAAACTGGCGGCTTGTTTAAACCCCATGTAGTCCATGCAaaattataacatgttataataaagtaactCAATTTTGGGAGTATTTTTAtacgatcaattttaacatcttgacaaacaatctgctatcacattatttgtacctctgatatgattaatttgcagataatattcttgtaatattaaactccagtttaacaatcttctgtttttattcttcattttattcaaaaacactagaggattgtggtcagtaaatatcacaattggttcatgagaggtaccaagtgtcttgggtaaacttgtacctctcactttgttcgttttagattggtcacagtgttcaagctaccgaaagaaaatagacacacacaccgagagcagttcagtttatacaagtcattattactaaatctaaagctgaactcacactacaatatgcaagcccttcccaattatacttatcaatgcttggactggtcccaactgccaaagcgaggcgacgactgcacacttgtagtaggtcgtctgggcgccggtagcagcttctccacctccccggaccgggacgtcagtttggaatcttgaagttcttcttcttgctgagagatgttgccacctcttggagagtctcaaacttcagcagtgggaccatggcttatattacccaaaagttgtttacttcagatcttatctctttgaacaaatgatttaattatcttcaaggtctgtctcatgacagtctgcgaccaacaaaagacaactgcgtct
The Narcine bancroftii isolate sNarBan1 chromosome 1, sNarBan1.hap1, whole genome shotgun sequence genome window above contains:
- the LOC138736104 gene encoding thymosin beta-10, coding for MADKPDFREVASFDKSKLKKTDTEVKNTLPTKETIDQEKKAESS